The Novosphingobium terrae genome has a window encoding:
- the rnc gene encoding ribonuclease III: MTVGKLKLRPVAGAEPLPDETLAFLRALLDGTAPDNLELWTAALTHGSFTAAPNKGIARAADYQRLEFLGDRVLGLTIAEWLYEAESDAEGRLSQRLNALVSRQSCANVARGLKLAPHIRLGKQARDDGGADSDNILGDVMEALIGASFLERGFETTRNMVRKLWSDTFRGHAGQTKHPKSALQEWAAGNRRRPPEYALIDRSGPDHSLQFTVSVAVKGVGEARATANSKQEAETKAAGEFLRLYA, from the coding sequence TTGACGGTCGGAAAACTCAAATTGAGGCCAGTAGCCGGGGCAGAACCCCTGCCCGATGAGACGCTGGCCTTTCTGCGCGCCCTGCTGGACGGCACCGCGCCCGACAATCTGGAACTCTGGACCGCCGCGCTGACACACGGCAGCTTCACCGCCGCGCCCAACAAGGGCATCGCGCGGGCCGCCGACTATCAGCGGCTGGAGTTTCTGGGCGACCGCGTGCTGGGCCTGACCATCGCCGAATGGCTCTATGAGGCCGAGAGCGACGCCGAAGGGCGCCTCTCGCAAAGGCTGAACGCGCTGGTCTCGCGCCAGAGCTGTGCCAATGTGGCGCGCGGGCTGAAACTCGCCCCGCATATCCGGCTCGGCAAGCAGGCGCGCGACGATGGCGGCGCGGATTCCGACAACATCCTTGGCGATGTGATGGAAGCGCTGATCGGCGCCAGCTTCCTCGAACGCGGCTTCGAAACCACCCGCAATATGGTGCGCAAGCTGTGGTCCGACACCTTCCGGGGCCATGCCGGGCAGACCAAGCATCCCAAATCAGCGCTTCAGGAATGGGCTGCCGGCAACCGCCGCCGCCCGCCCGAATATGCGCTGATCGACCGTTCCGGCCCGGATCACTCGCTGCAGTTCACCGTCTCCGTGGCGGTGAAGGGCGTGGGTGAGGCCCGCGCCACCGCCAACAGCAAGCAGGAGGCCGAAACCAAGGCCGCCGGCGAATTCCTCCGACTTTACGCCTGA
- the era gene encoding GTPase Era, whose product MTDQPSTPPMTCGLVAVLGAPNAGKSTLVNALVGQKVAIVSQKAQTTRARLMGIALEQSDKHNAQIILADTPGLFAPKRRLDRAMVAAAWDGAEEADAILLVVDAAKKHRDYLEPILEQLQNRKERKILVLNKVDLTAKEPLLVLAQELTQKVDFAEVFFVSAQSNDGVAGLKAHLAGLMPEGLWHFPEDQVSDASERLMACEITREQLYRQLHDELPYDSTVRPESYKHRKDGSVEIHQQIVIARESQKPIVLGKKGARIRALGEASRAELTQILGVPVHLFLHVKVDENWADAKEIYEEIGLEWVR is encoded by the coding sequence ATGACCGACCAACCCTCCACGCCCCCGATGACCTGCGGCCTCGTTGCCGTGCTGGGCGCGCCCAACGCTGGCAAATCCACGCTGGTGAATGCGCTGGTCGGCCAGAAGGTGGCGATCGTCAGCCAGAAGGCGCAGACCACCCGCGCCCGCCTGATGGGCATCGCGCTGGAGCAGAGCGACAAGCACAACGCCCAGATCATTCTGGCCGATACGCCGGGCCTCTTCGCCCCCAAGCGCCGTCTGGACCGCGCGATGGTCGCCGCCGCATGGGATGGCGCCGAGGAAGCCGATGCCATCCTGCTGGTGGTCGATGCCGCCAAGAAGCACCGCGACTATCTGGAGCCCATCCTTGAGCAGCTCCAGAACCGCAAGGAGCGCAAGATCCTCGTGCTCAACAAGGTGGACCTGACGGCCAAGGAGCCGCTGCTGGTGCTGGCGCAGGAGCTGACCCAGAAGGTGGACTTCGCGGAAGTGTTCTTCGTCTCCGCCCAGAGCAATGATGGCGTGGCCGGGCTGAAGGCCCATCTGGCCGGGCTGATGCCCGAGGGCCTCTGGCACTTCCCCGAGGATCAGGTGTCGGATGCCTCCGAACGCCTGATGGCCTGCGAGATCACCCGCGAGCAGCTCTACCGCCAGCTGCATGACGAATTGCCCTATGACAGCACGGTTCGTCCCGAAAGCTACAAGCACCGCAAGGACGGTTCAGTTGAAATTCATCAGCAGATCGTCATCGCCCGCGAGAGCCAGAAACCGATTGTTCTTGGTAAAAAAGGCGCGCGCATCCGGGCCCTCGGCGAGGCATCGCGTGCCGAACTGACACAGATTCTCGGGGTGCCGGTCCACCTCTTCCTCCATGTCAAAGTGGATGAAAACTGGGCCGATGCCAAGGAAATCTATGAGGAAATCGGCCTGGAATGGGTCCGCTGA
- a CDS encoding ArnT family glycosyltransferase: MVEFIAALPGRARVALLGNLGVRLRVLAGDKALVLLTYTVLALALRGFTFGSPTIQIDEQFYLLVGDRMLHGALPFVDIWDRKPIGLFLIFAAIRLLGGEGIVQYQLVAMLSVVATSLVIWRTARMIASPLGALCAGVAYQLFLSVFFCFGGQSPVYYNLPVALVGLWMTDLMIRRRKPGALLWHGLGVMLVIGVALQIKYTVMFEGIGFGLALMWRIRRMGWNRPQVTLAAAAWCAAALLPTAAALAYYAAIGHADAFIQANFLSIFARHEPYLASLWRLTKEMLALTPFWLALFLAPRRFGKLGLTAGGEAPQALPFLRIWGLTAFGGFLLLGTWYDHYLAPVLVPLSILSAPALGRMTPHRWYTRLLLGFGAVAALVVTSVNMSDHGSRAEMDVLLTQIESARAKGCLYVAEGDPMLYHLSNSCLPSRYVFPNHLVSLTDSEALGVDAQAEAHHIMDSRPDVVVITAQPQAHPVNWPVRNFLMTRLGSDYVLYGKARVGTRDFLVFQNKALSRKRAVASR, from the coding sequence ATGGTGGAATTCATCGCGGCACTGCCAGGGCGGGCGCGGGTTGCGCTGCTGGGCAATCTGGGCGTGCGGCTGCGCGTCCTCGCCGGCGACAAGGCGCTGGTGCTGCTGACCTATACGGTTCTGGCACTGGCCCTGCGCGGCTTCACCTTCGGCTCCCCCACGATCCAGATCGACGAACAGTTCTACCTGCTGGTCGGTGACCGCATGCTTCACGGTGCCCTGCCCTTCGTGGACATCTGGGACCGCAAGCCGATCGGCCTCTTCCTGATCTTCGCCGCGATCCGCCTGCTGGGCGGCGAGGGCATCGTGCAGTACCAGCTTGTCGCCATGCTCAGCGTGGTGGCCACCTCTCTGGTGATCTGGCGCACGGCGCGGATGATTGCCTCACCGCTGGGCGCGCTCTGCGCCGGCGTGGCCTATCAGCTTTTCCTCTCGGTGTTCTTCTGCTTTGGCGGGCAATCGCCGGTCTATTACAATTTGCCCGTGGCGCTGGTCGGCCTGTGGATGACCGATCTGATGATCCGCCGCCGCAAGCCCGGCGCGCTGCTCTGGCATGGGCTGGGCGTGATGCTGGTGATCGGCGTCGCCCTGCAGATCAAATACACCGTGATGTTCGAGGGTATCGGCTTTGGTCTGGCCCTGATGTGGCGCATCCGCCGCATGGGCTGGAACCGCCCGCAGGTCACGCTGGCCGCCGCCGCATGGTGCGCCGCCGCCCTGCTGCCCACCGCCGCCGCGCTGGCCTATTACGCCGCCATCGGCCATGCCGACGCCTTCATTCAGGCCAACTTCCTCTCGATCTTCGCCCGGCATGAGCCCTATCTCGCCTCCCTGTGGCGCCTGACCAAGGAGATGCTGGCCCTCACCCCCTTCTGGCTGGCACTGTTCCTCGCCCCCCGCCGCTTCGGCAAGCTGGGGCTGACCGCGGGCGGCGAAGCCCCACAGGCCCTGCCCTTCCTGCGCATCTGGGGCCTGACGGCCTTCGGCGGCTTCTTGCTTCTGGGCACTTGGTACGACCACTATCTGGCGCCCGTGCTGGTGCCCCTCTCAATCCTCTCCGCTCCCGCGCTGGGCCGCATGACTCCGCATCGCTGGTACACCCGCCTGCTGCTCGGCTTCGGCGCTGTCGCAGCACTGGTGGTGACCTCCGTGAACATGAGCGACCATGGCTCGCGCGCCGAGATGGATGTTCTCCTCACACAGATCGAAAGCGCCCGCGCCAAGGGCTGCCTCTATGTGGCCGAGGGCGATCCGATGCTCTACCATCTGTCGAACAGCTGCCTGCCCTCGCGCTACGTCTTCCCCAACCATCTGGTGAGCCTGACCGATTCCGAGGCTCTGGGCGTGGACGCGCAGGCCGAAGCACACCACATCATGGACAGCCGCCCGGACGTGGTGGTGATCACCGCGCAGCCTCAGGCGCATCCGGTGAACTGGCCGGTGCGCAACTTCCTGATGACGCGTTTGGGCAGCGATTATGTGCTGTATGGCAAAGCCCGCGTGGGGACGCGCGATTTTCTGGTGTTCCAGAACAAGGCTTTGAGCCGGAAGCGGGCTGTCGCTTCGCGTTAA
- the topA gene encoding type I DNA topoisomerase, translating into MQLVIVESPAKAKTIEKYLGKDYKVLASYGHIRDLPPKDGSVRPDEGFAMDWELYGDKQSRVREITDAAKTADRLILATDPDREGEAISWHVQELLKKRRALPKQVERVTFNAITKDAVTTAMKHPRELDQDLIDAYLARRALDYLFGFTLSPVLWRKLPGAKSAGRVQSVALRLIVEREREIESFKPQEYWQVIAKLLHDGTHFPARLVKFEGQKLDKLSLGEEGIAKRAKAAVESGAFRVEEVETRPTRRNPYPPFTTSTLQQEAARKLGFSAMHTMRVAQTLYEAGAITYMRTDGVQMDPSAIDAARKEITERFSGHFCPEKPRHYETKAKNAQEAHEAIRPTDFSRNTYGSGDEARLYDLIWKRALASQMASAQLERTTVTLRDGTGQHELRATGQVVKFPGFMAVYDESRDQKQDSEEDESGLLPLMNKGDMPVKEGVDATQHFTQPPPRYSEASLVKRLEELGIGRPSTYAATLQVLKDRAYVRAEKNRFFAEETGRLLTSFLERFFPRYVGYDFTAGMEEELDDVSGGSREWKAVLEAFWRDFKPKSDEVMEKKPSEVTEALDEFLADYLFPPKDGGGDPRECPACHAGRLSLRGGRYGAFIACSNYPECKFTRKFAQPGGSQDGGEEGEIGKHPDTGLPIMRKAGRFGPYIQTGDGDDKKMASIPKDIGELTLDWAVKLLSLPRTVGSHPETGEPITASIGRYGPYLAHSGKYARLRSTTEVFDTGMNMAVTKLAEAAAGGGNRRAAAEPLKVFGAHPVNGGEIKLMAGRFGPYVTDGTTNATLPKAKDPAELTLEEAVVLIDERAAKGPAKGKKKAPAKKAAPKKAAAKKADGEEAPKKAPAKKAAAAKKPAAKKAPAKKAAAE; encoded by the coding sequence ATGCAGCTCGTCATCGTCGAATCTCCGGCCAAGGCCAAGACCATCGAGAAGTATCTCGGCAAGGACTACAAGGTTCTGGCCTCCTATGGTCATATCCGCGATCTGCCGCCCAAGGACGGCTCGGTCCGCCCCGATGAGGGCTTCGCGATGGATTGGGAGCTGTATGGCGACAAACAGTCCCGCGTGCGCGAAATCACCGATGCCGCGAAAACCGCCGACCGTCTGATCCTCGCGACTGACCCTGATCGCGAGGGTGAGGCGATCAGCTGGCACGTTCAGGAATTGCTGAAGAAGCGCCGCGCCCTGCCCAAGCAGGTGGAGCGCGTGACCTTCAACGCGATCACCAAGGATGCCGTCACCACGGCGATGAAGCATCCGCGCGAGCTGGATCAGGATCTGATCGACGCCTATCTGGCCCGCCGCGCGCTGGATTACCTGTTCGGTTTCACGCTCTCGCCGGTGCTGTGGCGCAAGCTGCCCGGCGCCAAGAGCGCGGGGCGCGTGCAGTCGGTGGCTTTGCGCCTGATCGTTGAGCGTGAGCGCGAGATCGAAAGCTTCAAGCCGCAGGAATACTGGCAGGTCATCGCCAAGCTGCTGCATGACGGCACGCATTTCCCGGCCCGTCTGGTCAAGTTTGAGGGCCAGAAGCTCGACAAGCTGAGCCTTGGCGAGGAAGGCATCGCCAAGCGCGCCAAGGCCGCCGTGGAAAGCGGCGCCTTCCGTGTGGAAGAGGTCGAGACCCGTCCGACCCGCCGCAATCCCTATCCGCCCTTCACCACCTCGACCTTGCAGCAGGAGGCCGCGCGCAAGCTGGGCTTCTCGGCCATGCACACGATGCGCGTGGCGCAGACGCTGTATGAGGCGGGCGCGATCACCTATATGCGTACCGACGGCGTGCAGATGGACCCCAGCGCCATCGACGCCGCGCGCAAGGAAATCACCGAGCGTTTCTCGGGCCATTTCTGCCCGGAAAAGCCGCGTCATTACGAGACCAAGGCCAAGAATGCTCAGGAAGCGCATGAGGCGATCCGCCCCACCGACTTCTCGCGCAACACCTATGGCAGCGGCGACGAAGCGCGCCTGTATGATCTGATCTGGAAGCGCGCTCTGGCGAGCCAGATGGCCAGCGCCCAGTTGGAGCGCACCACCGTCACCCTGCGCGACGGCACCGGGCAGCATGAATTGCGCGCCACCGGCCAGGTGGTGAAGTTCCCCGGCTTTATGGCCGTGTATGATGAAAGCCGTGACCAGAAGCAGGACAGCGAGGAGGACGAAAGCGGCCTGCTCCCCCTGATGAACAAGGGCGACATGCCGGTGAAGGAGGGCGTGGACGCCACCCAGCACTTCACCCAGCCGCCGCCGCGCTATTCCGAAGCCTCGCTGGTCAAGCGGCTGGAAGAGCTGGGCATCGGTCGCCCCTCGACCTATGCCGCCACGCTTCAGGTGCTGAAGGACCGCGCCTATGTGCGCGCCGAGAAAAACCGTTTCTTCGCAGAGGAAACCGGGCGACTTCTCACCTCGTTTCTGGAACGCTTCTTCCCTCGCTATGTCGGCTATGACTTCACCGCGGGCATGGAAGAAGAGCTGGACGACGTCTCGGGCGGCAGCCGCGAGTGGAAGGCCGTGCTCGAAGCCTTCTGGCGTGATTTCAAGCCCAAGTCCGACGAGGTGATGGAGAAGAAGCCCTCGGAAGTGACCGAGGCTTTGGACGAATTCCTCGCCGATTACCTCTTCCCGCCCAAGGACGGCGGCGGCGATCCGCGCGAATGCCCTGCCTGCCACGCCGGGCGCCTGAGCCTGCGCGGTGGCCGCTATGGCGCCTTCATCGCCTGCTCGAACTATCCCGAGTGCAAGTTCACCCGCAAATTCGCCCAGCCCGGCGGATCGCAGGATGGCGGCGAGGAAGGCGAGATCGGCAAGCACCCCGACACCGGCCTGCCCATCATGCGCAAGGCCGGTCGCTTCGGCCCCTACATCCAGACCGGCGATGGCGATGACAAGAAGATGGCCAGCATCCCCAAGGACATCGGGGAGCTGACGCTGGACTGGGCGGTGAAGCTGCTCAGCCTGCCGCGCACCGTGGGCTCGCATCCGGAAACGGGAGAGCCCATCACCGCCAGCATCGGCCGCTATGGCCCCTATCTGGCCCACAGCGGCAAATACGCCCGCCTGCGCAGCACGACCGAGGTCTTCGACACCGGCATGAACATGGCCGTGACCAAGCTGGCCGAGGCCGCCGCCGGTGGCGGCAACCGCCGCGCCGCCGCCGAGCCGCTGAAGGTCTTCGGCGCGCATCCGGTGAACGGCGGTGAGATCAAGCTGATGGCTGGTCGCTTCGGGCCTTATGTGACCGATGGCACCACCAACGCCACCCTGCCCAAGGCCAAGGACCCGGCAGAGCTGACGCTGGAAGAAGCCGTGGTGCTGATCGACGAGCGTGCGGCAAAGGGGCCTGCGAAGGGTAAGAAGAAGGCGCCTGCCAAAAAGGCTGCGCCGAAGAAAGCCGCTGCGAAGAAGGCTGACGGTGAGGAGGCTCCGAAAAAGGCTCCCGCCAAGAAGGCAGCAGCTGCAAAGAAGCCTGCGGCGAAGAAGGCTCCGGCCAAGAAAGCAGCAGCAGAGTAA
- the dprA gene encoding DNA-processing protein DprA → MSDHASPPRKPSGLTREEGVARIRLIRSGGIGPVSYHQLLARFGSASAALEALPGLGKSGFRPFPVKAVEAEMAAVRGAGGRYLFHDGADYPALLGLAEGAPPILIVRGDPLMAQRRPVAIVGARNASAGAMKLARMLARDLAGEGCAVISGLARGVDAAAHEGALGAENGAGTVGVIAGGIDIAYPPEHAALQERIANEGLLISEMPPGTEPTQRHFPARNRIIAGLAMGTVVVEAAPKSGSLITARLAGDYGRAVMAVPGSPLDPRAHGGNDLIREGAVLVQRVEDILELLTDFQGAPRMPLRAPKQEALPLSAADVSAPDEAPVQQSSASHGADERITALLGVAPIGVDDLIRHCGLPAGVVQAALVDMELTGAIIRHAGGRVSRAV, encoded by the coding sequence GTGAGCGATCACGCCTCCCCACCGCGCAAGCCCAGTGGCCTGACGCGCGAGGAAGGCGTGGCCCGTATCCGGCTGATCCGCTCCGGCGGCATCGGCCCGGTGAGTTATCATCAGCTGCTGGCCCGCTTCGGCTCGGCCAGCGCGGCGCTGGAGGCGCTGCCCGGGCTGGGCAAATCCGGGTTCAGGCCGTTTCCGGTCAAGGCTGTCGAGGCGGAGATGGCCGCCGTGCGCGGGGCAGGCGGGCGTTATCTGTTCCATGATGGTGCCGATTATCCCGCCCTGTTGGGGCTGGCCGAGGGGGCGCCGCCCATCCTCATCGTGCGCGGCGATCCTTTGATGGCCCAGCGGCGCCCGGTGGCGATTGTCGGTGCGCGCAATGCCTCTGCAGGGGCGATGAAGCTGGCGCGCATGCTGGCTCGCGATCTGGCGGGCGAGGGCTGCGCGGTGATCTCCGGCCTTGCGCGCGGTGTGGATGCTGCCGCGCATGAGGGCGCTCTGGGCGCGGAGAACGGTGCCGGCACGGTGGGCGTGATCGCGGGCGGGATCGACATCGCCTATCCCCCCGAACACGCCGCCCTGCAGGAGCGCATTGCGAATGAAGGCCTGCTGATCAGCGAAATGCCCCCCGGCACCGAGCCGACCCAGCGCCATTTCCCCGCGCGCAACCGCATCATCGCCGGGCTGGCCATGGGTACGGTGGTGGTGGAGGCGGCCCCGAAATCGGGCTCGCTGATCACCGCGCGGCTGGCGGGGGACTATGGGCGGGCGGTGATGGCGGTGCCGGGCTCTCCGCTCGATCCGCGCGCGCATGGCGGCAATGATCTGATCCGTGAGGGCGCCGTGCTGGTCCAGCGTGTCGAGGATATTCTGGAGCTGCTGACCGACTTTCAGGGCGCCCCCCGCATGCCTCTGCGCGCGCCGAAGCAGGAGGCGCTGCCGCTCTCTGCTGCGGATGTGTCCGCTCCCGATGAAGCACCGGTGCAACAATCCTCCGCCAGTCATGGTGCTGATGAGCGGATCACGGCGCTCTTGGGCGTGGCGCCCATCGGTGTGGACGATCTGATCCGCCATTGCGGCTTGCCCGCCGGCGTGGTGCAGGCCGCACTGGTCGATATGGAGCTGACCGGCGCGATCATTCGCCATGCCGGGGGGCGGGTTAGCCGGGCGGTGTAA
- the plsY gene encoding glycerol-3-phosphate 1-O-acyltransferase PlsY, with the protein MSATGFSPLLGALVLGYLLGSVPFGLILTRVTGAGDLRQIGSGNIGATNVLRTGRKGLAAATLLLDMAKGVVAVMIARALWGEAGTFAGDWTAAPQLAAAGAMLGHCFPVWLGFRGGKGVATVLGVALGLVWPVGLVSALAWAAAARLSKISSVGGMSAAVAAPLAALALGHIALVPVLAALAVLVVARHHQNIARLMQGTEPRVGSSSKKQD; encoded by the coding sequence GTGAGTGCGACAGGTTTCAGCCCGCTGCTGGGGGCGCTGGTCTTGGGTTATCTGCTGGGATCGGTGCCTTTCGGCCTGATCCTTACGCGGGTGACGGGCGCGGGCGATCTGCGCCAGATCGGTTCGGGCAACATCGGCGCCACCAATGTGCTGCGCACCGGCCGCAAGGGGCTGGCGGCGGCGACACTGCTGCTGGATATGGCCAAGGGCGTGGTGGCGGTGATGATCGCCCGCGCGCTCTGGGGCGAGGCGGGCACTTTTGCGGGCGATTGGACCGCCGCTCCGCAACTGGCAGCGGCGGGCGCGATGCTGGGTCATTGCTTCCCGGTGTGGCTGGGCTTTCGCGGCGGCAAGGGCGTGGCCACGGTGCTGGGCGTGGCGCTGGGTCTGGTCTGGCCGGTGGGCCTCGTGAGTGCTCTGGCCTGGGCGGCGGCGGCGCGGCTTTCGAAGATTTCCTCGGTGGGCGGGATGAGCGCGGCGGTTGCGGCGCCTCTGGCTGCTTTGGCGCTGGGCCATATCGCGCTGGTGCCGGTTTTGGCGGCGCTGGCGGTGCTGGTGGTGGCGCGCCATCATCAGAACATCGCCCGGCTGATGCAGGGCACCGAGCCGCGTGTCGGTTCCTCAAGCAAAAAACAGGACTGA
- the murI gene encoding glutamate racemase, whose protein sequence is MFDSGVGGLTVLDALRAQLPDAPVIYAADLAGLPYGEKSEAQIAARVSGLLGRMTERLKPRLVCIACNTASTIALSAVREVLEVPIVGTVPAIKPAAAMTQSGTIGLLGTAATVRQTYVDQLEAEFAQGKRLLRHGAGELVSAAEAKLRGKPVDKAVIERAVNGLRSQPGGQDIDTVVLACTHFPLLIEELGQIFGPGVRFIDGAQGIARRIASLTEGQSFARTHADSALFTGTAGDAALMPALHLRGLASAAQF, encoded by the coding sequence ATGTTCGATTCGGGCGTGGGCGGGCTGACGGTGCTGGATGCCTTGCGCGCCCAGCTTCCCGACGCTCCGGTGATCTATGCCGCCGATCTGGCGGGCCTGCCCTATGGCGAGAAAAGCGAGGCGCAGATCGCCGCCCGCGTCTCGGGCCTGCTGGGGCGCATGACCGAGCGGCTCAAGCCCCGTCTGGTCTGCATCGCCTGCAACACCGCTTCCACCATCGCCCTGTCCGCCGTGCGCGAGGTGCTGGAGGTGCCCATCGTCGGCACCGTGCCCGCCATCAAGCCCGCCGCCGCCATGACGCAGAGCGGCACCATCGGCCTGCTGGGCACCGCCGCCACCGTCCGCCAGACCTATGTCGACCAGCTGGAGGCCGAATTCGCCCAGGGCAAGCGCCTGCTGCGCCATGGCGCAGGCGAGCTGGTTTCCGCAGCGGAGGCCAAATTGCGGGGGAAGCCAGTGGACAAGGCCGTCATCGAGCGTGCCGTGAACGGCCTGCGCAGCCAGCCCGGCGGGCAGGACATCGATACGGTGGTGCTGGCGTGCACCCATTTTCCCCTGCTCATCGAGGAATTGGGCCAGATCTTCGGCCCCGGCGTGCGCTTTATCGATGGCGCTCAAGGCATTGCCCGCCGCATCGCCTCGCTGACGGAGGGGCAGAGCTTCGCCCGCACCCATGCCGATAGTGCTCTCTTCACCGGCACCGCAGGCGATGCAGCCCTGATGCCTGCCCTGCACCTGCGCGGACTGGCAAGCGCCGCACAGTTCTGA